One genomic region from Chiloscyllium plagiosum isolate BGI_BamShark_2017 chromosome 21, ASM401019v2, whole genome shotgun sequence encodes:
- the aimp2 gene encoding aminoacyl tRNA synthase complex-interacting multifunctional protein 2: MEMYKVNSYVLSEEAVDLPTCMYKVPNIHRGTTDAQNAGEYAVLQNLELRQTEILKRLYDLKAVVDGLSKTVLTPDADLDIAEIDHACLIPKIHTVANLNSVLGKSPGVLQDIVINANPSEVPLSLLVLHGLLCQQYKVLSSVHIHSSVQNVPSKLWNCLGEGNRSHSRREYQLGFTLVWKDVQKPQMKFSVQSMCSIEGEGNVARFLFALLGREYNAVTSTQIDNWVDVAIFQLKKGSNKEKAAVLRTLNSSLGKNPWLVGVDLTLADIMLYCALKQTELANVPANVQRWVKSCENLACFHLALKLLK; the protein is encoded by the exons ATGGAGATGTACAAAGTAAATTCTTATGTCCTTAGTGAGGAAGCCGTTGATCTGCCCACCTGCATGTACAAGGTGCCCAATATTCATCGAGGCACTACGGATGCTCAG AATGCAGGTgaatatgcagtactccagaacttAGAATTGAGGCAAACAGAAATACTGAAACGTTTGTATGACCTGAAGGCAGTTGTTGATGGGCTCTCGAAGACTGTGCTTACACCAGATGCTGACCTTGATATTGCAGAGATTGACCATGCTTGTCTTATACCAAAAATCCATACTGTAGCTAATTTAAATTCTGTATTGGGAAAG AGTCCTGGTGTCCTCCAAGATATTGTCATCAATGCTAACCCTTCTGAGGTTCCACTGTCCCTACTAGTCCTACATGGTTTGCTGTGTCAACAATATAAGGTGCTATCATCAGTACATATACATTCTTCCGTGCAAAATGTTCCCTCCAAACTCTGGAACTGTCTAGGTGAGGGAAATCGCAGTCATTCACGAAGGGAATATCAACTTGGCTTCACTCTTGTTTGGAAGGATG TACAAAAACCTCAGATGAAATTTAGTGTCCAAAGCATGTGCTCCATTGAAGGTGAGGGGAATGTTGCCCGTTTCCTCTTTGCACTTCTTGGCCGTGAATATAACGCGGTGACCTCAACACAGATCGACAACTGGGTGGATGTTGCCATCTTTCAGCTGAAGAAGGGCAGCAACAAGGAGAAGGCAGCTGTGCTACGTACCTTAAACTCTTCCCTTGGCAAAAACCCCTGGCTCGTGGGAGTTGATCTGACATTGGCTGATATTATGCTTTACTGTGCCTTGAAGCAGACAGAGCTTGCCAATGTTCCAGCTAATGTCCAGAGATGGGTGAAATCATGTGAGAATTTAGCATGCTTTCATCTAGCACTAAAGCTGTTAAAATGA